From the Nodularia sp. NIES-3585 genome, one window contains:
- a CDS encoding ATP-binding protein, which produces MITEYTTKFKKIFIFLTHLSNNWNIFQKISYGYTVVIGISFLGTISGLRLAYNNETYAYKQLNLSYQHQALLKNLENSVTRIRLHPQRLATVLDDSIWFEFEKNQFKNQVVKVNQELDNISSFVNNYSEDLVIDRTQFDRLLNSYRLTTQLYSEIVVSFWEQIEQNNFSGEKVKSDYTDLIILLQERQQVNLNLKFDELSDDLIWTIGLADIQKEKAYTRFEQAQKLRVRVILGGMLLSGAIAAALAIYTSRLIASPLESVTKIARRITQESNFQLRANINSNDEVGTLATSLNQLVDWVEDYTEELEVARDNLEQRVEERTHELELARDNLEQRVEERTHELQTILEDLKETQGQLIQTEKMSSLGEMVAGIAHEVNNPVNFINGNIECADEYIQDLLVLINLYQQEYPEPSWIIAEKIAEIDLNFLTNDLSSLLTSMKMGAQRIREIVLSLRNFSRLDESAIKEVNIHEGIDNTLLILNHRINREIAVIKNYGILPLIECYPAQLNQVFMNILSNAIDVLMGQKSHLEKQITIETLKLDAHYIKIGIKDNGLGIPPEIINKLFNPFFTTKPVGKGTGLGLSISYQIIEKHKGKIEVISQLGQGTEFIILLPIKPQLN; this is translated from the coding sequence ATGATCACAGAGTATACAACTAAATTTAAAAAAATATTTATCTTTCTAACACACTTAAGTAATAACTGGAATATATTTCAAAAAATTAGTTATGGATATACTGTAGTAATTGGCATTTCTTTTCTAGGTACAATTAGTGGTTTGCGGCTTGCATACAATAACGAAACATATGCCTACAAGCAATTAAACCTCTCTTATCAGCATCAAGCGTTGTTAAAAAATTTAGAAAATTCAGTCACTAGAATCAGACTACATCCCCAACGTTTAGCCACGGTTTTAGATGATTCTATTTGGTTTGAATTTGAAAAAAATCAATTTAAAAATCAAGTGGTTAAAGTTAATCAAGAATTGGATAATATTTCAAGCTTTGTTAATAATTACTCCGAGGATTTAGTTATAGATAGAACGCAATTTGATAGACTTTTAAATAGTTACCGTTTAACAACACAGTTATATAGTGAAATAGTAGTATCTTTCTGGGAACAAATTGAACAAAACAACTTTTCAGGAGAAAAAGTTAAGTCTGATTATACAGATTTAATAATTTTACTTCAGGAAAGACAGCAAGTTAATCTTAATCTAAAATTCGATGAACTTTCAGATGACTTAATTTGGACGATAGGTCTTGCGGATATTCAAAAAGAAAAAGCATATACTCGCTTTGAACAAGCTCAAAAACTGCGAGTCAGAGTTATCCTTGGTGGTATGTTGCTCTCAGGTGCGATCGCCGCAGCACTAGCCATCTATACCAGTAGGTTAATTGCTAGCCCTTTAGAATCAGTGACTAAGATTGCTCGAAGAATTACGCAAGAATCTAACTTTCAACTAAGAGCTAATATTAATAGTAATGACGAGGTTGGGACTCTAGCTACTTCCTTAAATCAATTAGTCGATTGGGTGGAGGATTATACAGAAGAGTTAGAGGTAGCACGCGATAATTTAGAGCAACGGGTAGAAGAACGCACTCACGAATTAGAACTAGCACGCGATAATTTAGAGCAACGGGTAGAAGAACGCACTCACGAACTGCAAACAATCCTCGAAGACTTGAAAGAAACCCAAGGACAATTAATCCAAACCGAAAAAATGTCTTCTCTGGGAGAGATGGTAGCAGGTATAGCCCATGAAGTAAATAACCCAGTTAATTTTATTAATGGTAATATCGAATGTGCCGATGAGTATATTCAAGATTTACTAGTGTTAATAAATTTATATCAGCAAGAGTACCCAGAACCAAGCTGGATTATTGCCGAAAAAATCGCAGAAATAGATTTAAATTTTCTCACTAACGATTTATCAAGCCTACTTACTTCTATGAAAATGGGCGCTCAACGAATTCGGGAAATTGTCTTATCTTTGCGTAATTTTTCCCGCCTCGATGAATCAGCCATAAAGGAAGTGAATATTCACGAAGGAATTGATAATACCCTATTGATTCTAAATCACAGAATTAACCGGGAAATAGCAGTAATCAAAAACTATGGAATTTTACCTTTAATTGAATGTTATCCGGCTCAACTCAATCAAGTATTTATGAATATATTAAGTAACGCTATAGATGTGTTGATGGGACAAAAATCTCATCTAGAAAAACAGATCACTATAGAAACTTTAAAATTAGATGCTCATTATATAAAAATAGGAATTAAAGATAATGGTTTGGGAATTCCACCAGAAATTATAAATAAGTTATTTAATCCTTTTTTCACAACTAAACCAGTAGGTAAAGGCACTGGCTTAGGTTTAAGTATCTCTTACCAGATAATCGAAAAACACAAAGGTAAAATAGAAGTAATCTCACAGTTAGGACAGGGTACAGAATTTATCATTCTCTTGCCGATTAAACCACAACTGAACTAG
- the phnD gene encoding phosphate/phosphite/phosphonate ABC transporter substrate-binding protein, producing the protein MKRRKLIGNFILFIGGCTTGVSPINRSSYNSSNSTSNHLKFTVADVTGIEDLQRDYGAFCTSLEKVLNIPIKFFPVENRTAAAPALQFGQVDIVLAGPSEYVVFNSRAKAIPLVAIQRPNYYPLIVVRTDSKIKTLAQLKGKTIAMRNTGSTSGHLAPIKMLIDAGLDVKNDIEILMLGDQGLAALNNGGVDAWTIASDRYQIALKSEGLSETDFSILATGKLLPSDVFVINNQWGASMIEDVRSRMLKHQDQLLESLLVSKFNQPYEGSKMIAANDADYNIIREVYQTIGQGSFL; encoded by the coding sequence ATGAAAAGGCGCAAATTAATTGGGAATTTTATCCTGTTCATTGGCGGTTGTACAACAGGAGTTAGCCCTATCAATCGTAGTTCCTATAATTCAAGCAACTCCACATCTAATCATCTCAAATTTACAGTTGCAGATGTTACTGGGATTGAAGATTTACAGCGCGATTATGGAGCATTTTGTACTAGCTTAGAAAAAGTATTGAACATACCAATTAAATTTTTTCCCGTTGAAAATCGCACAGCAGCAGCACCAGCATTACAATTTGGTCAAGTAGATATTGTCTTGGCTGGCCCATCAGAATACGTGGTGTTTAATTCTCGCGCTAAGGCTATTCCCCTCGTTGCTATCCAACGCCCTAACTATTATCCCCTCATTGTTGTCCGTACCGATAGCAAAATTAAAACTTTAGCCCAACTGAAAGGCAAAACAATTGCTATGCGAAATACTGGTTCTACTTCTGGACATTTGGCTCCGATCAAGATGCTGATAGATGCTGGTTTAGATGTCAAGAATGATATTGAAATTCTGATGTTAGGTGATCAAGGATTAGCAGCTTTAAACAACGGTGGAGTAGATGCTTGGACAATTGCATCAGATAGATACCAAATAGCCCTAAAGTCTGAAGGTTTATCTGAGACAGATTTTTCTATCCTCGCTACAGGAAAACTACTTCCCAGTGATGTGTTTGTCATCAATAACCAGTGGGGAGCTAGTATGATAGAAGATGTGCGATCGCGTATGCTTAAACATCAAGATCAACTACTTGAAAGTTTGCTCGTGAGTAAGTTTAATCAACCTTACGAAGGATCTAAAATGATCGCAGCTAATGATGCTGACTACAACATAATTCGGGAAGTTTATCAAACAATTGGGCAAGGTAGTTTTCTCTAA
- a CDS encoding class I SAM-dependent methyltransferase, with product MQRILEPEVMDTWEEAIDYDAMDFTEVNTAFALEAIALGPKQASLILDAGTGTGRIPVLICQMCPQWQILAIDLAENMLQLAAQHIQQANLQQQIHSQLVDAKHLPYEDQVFDMVISNSLVHHLPNPLLFFQELKRVTKPNSGILIRDLIRPVDEVTMNALVDSIGNEYDSHQKKLFRDSLHAALTIDEIKQLILAVGLAGVNIYQSSDRHWTIERPWTC from the coding sequence ATGCAAAGAATTTTGGAACCAGAAGTTATGGATACCTGGGAAGAAGCCATTGACTATGATGCTATGGACTTCACTGAGGTAAATACGGCTTTTGCATTAGAAGCGATCGCCTTAGGGCCAAAACAAGCTAGTTTAATCTTAGATGCTGGGACTGGAACTGGTCGGATTCCAGTGTTAATCTGCCAAATGTGTCCTCAATGGCAAATTTTGGCCATTGATTTAGCTGAAAATATGCTGCAACTTGCCGCACAGCACATACAGCAAGCCAATTTACAACAGCAAATTCACTCTCAATTAGTTGATGCCAAACACTTACCTTATGAAGATCAGGTATTTGATATGGTAATCTCTAATAGCCTTGTGCATCATTTACCCAATCCACTGCTGTTTTTTCAAGAACTGAAGCGCGTCACTAAACCCAATAGTGGTATTTTAATCCGCGATTTAATTCGACCAGTTGATGAGGTGACAATGAATGCTCTCGTGGACAGTATCGGGAATGAATACGACTCCCACCAAAAAAAATTGTTTCGTGATTCTCTTCACGCTGCACTCACAATAGATGAAATAAAGCAGTTAATTTTGGCTGTGGGTTTGGCTGGAGTCAATATTTATCAGTCAAGCGACCGCCATTGGACGATTGAAAGACCCTGGACTTGCTAA
- a CDS encoding MFS transporter, giving the protein MANTDANPKQPLLPALRSRNYRLFFAGQGLSLIGSWMTHIATIWLVYYLTNSPVMLGILGFSSQIPSFFLAPFGGVFVDRFSRYRTLIGTQIFSMIQSLALALLALTGTIQVWHIIALSLFQGLINSVDSPARQAFAPELVERREDLGNAIAINSTMINAAQLIGPAVGGLLIASIGAAYCFLIDGLSYIAVITALLAMNIKPRRIALRIGNPFQKVAEGFVYAFNFPSIRAILLLSALVSFMGLQYTILLTIFAEDILKGSAETLGFLMTASGVGASFGGIYLATRRTILGIGRLIAFAPAILGTALIAFSFSRILPLSLFIMLFVGLGTILQVAASNTFLQTIVEDDKRGRLMSLYTMSFLGILPLGHLLGGFLANRIGAPNTLTIDGIVCILGSILFYKKLPVLKQAISVFYDQKSMVLIKKPSR; this is encoded by the coding sequence ATGGCTAATACAGACGCAAATCCAAAGCAGCCACTATTACCAGCGCTGAGGTCACGAAACTATCGTCTGTTTTTTGCCGGACAAGGCCTTTCCTTGATTGGTTCATGGATGACACATATAGCCACTATTTGGCTAGTCTATTACTTAACAAATTCTCCAGTCATGTTGGGAATTCTGGGATTCTCTAGTCAAATTCCTAGCTTTTTTCTTGCACCTTTTGGGGGAGTATTTGTAGATCGGTTTTCGCGATATCGGACATTAATTGGGACACAAATATTTTCCATGATTCAGTCCTTAGCCTTAGCATTGCTAGCGTTAACTGGTACGATTCAGGTATGGCATATTATCGCTTTAAGCTTGTTTCAAGGATTAATTAACTCAGTAGACTCACCCGCACGACAAGCATTTGCGCCGGAATTAGTGGAACGTAGAGAAGATTTAGGCAATGCGATCGCGATCAATTCAACTATGATTAATGCAGCGCAATTAATTGGCCCAGCAGTGGGAGGTTTACTCATAGCCAGTATTGGTGCTGCTTATTGTTTCTTAATTGATGGCTTGAGCTATATTGCTGTCATCACTGCTTTATTGGCAATGAATATTAAACCTCGGCGAATTGCATTGAGAATTGGTAATCCTTTCCAAAAAGTTGCAGAGGGATTTGTTTATGCTTTTAACTTTCCATCAATTAGAGCTATATTATTATTATCAGCTTTAGTCAGCTTTATGGGACTGCAATATACCATTCTGCTGACAATTTTTGCTGAAGACATCCTCAAAGGTAGTGCCGAAACATTGGGATTTTTGATGACTGCATCGGGAGTGGGAGCATCCTTTGGTGGGATTTATCTAGCTACACGCAGAACAATACTAGGAATTGGCAGATTAATTGCCTTCGCACCAGCAATTTTAGGAACTGCTTTAATTGCCTTTTCCTTCTCTCGCATTTTACCACTTTCTTTATTCATTATGCTGTTTGTGGGCTTGGGAACAATTCTGCAAGTTGCGGCTAGCAATACATTTCTTCAAACCATTGTCGAAGATGACAAACGTGGGCGATTGATGAGCTTATACACAATGTCATTTTTAGGAATCCTACCTTTAGGACACCTACTCGGTGGCTTCTTAGCCAATCGCATTGGCGCGCCCAATACATTAACTATTGATGGCATAGTTTGTATTTTAGGGTCTATATTGTTTTACAAAAAACTCCCAGTATTAAAACAAGCTATCAGTGTCTTTTATGACCAAAAAAGCATGGTATTAATTAAAAAACCTTCCAGATAA
- a CDS encoding NADAR family protein, producing the protein MTIYFYTAREQYGCFSNFSPHGFELDNLYWYTSEHYFQAQKFIGTFNVEQIRLVKTPKDAAKMGRERSRPLRQDWEKVKDDLMRKAVLRKFETHQDIKQILLATDNQEIVENSPIDYYWGCGSDGSGKNMLGMILMEVREILRYNNNGLQVENIKVK; encoded by the coding sequence ATGACTATCTATTTCTACACTGCGCGCGAACAATATGGCTGTTTCTCCAACTTTTCGCCTCACGGCTTTGAGTTGGATAATTTGTATTGGTATACCAGTGAACACTATTTTCAAGCCCAAAAATTTATTGGGACATTCAATGTAGAACAAATCCGCTTAGTCAAAACTCCTAAAGATGCTGCAAAAATGGGACGTGAAAGAAGCCGTCCCTTACGCCAAGACTGGGAAAAGGTTAAAGATGATCTGATGCGAAAAGCGGTACTGCGTAAATTTGAAACCCATCAGGATATTAAACAAATATTACTAGCCACAGATAATCAAGAAATCGTAGAAAACTCACCTATCGACTACTATTGGGGTTGTGGATCTGATGGTAGTGGTAAAAATATGTTGGGCATGATTTTAATGGAAGTGCGAGAGATACTGCGCTATAATAATAATGGACTACAGGTTGAGAATATTAAGGTAAAATAA
- the argF gene encoding ornithine carbamoyltransferase has translation MAALIGRDLLSLADFSPQELQELLQLATQLKSQELKLHCNKVLGLLFSKASTRTRVSFTVAMYQLGGQVIDLNPNVTQVSRGEPLQDTARVLDRYLDVLAIRTFAQQDLETFASYAKIPVINALTDLEHPCQILADLLTIQECFGNVSGLTLTYVGDGNNVANSLMLGCALAGINVRVATPKGYEPDLGIVEQARAIAGDKTEVMLTDDPELAAKGSAVLYTDVWASMGQETEADNRLPIFQPYQISEELLSLADPEAIVLHCLPAHRGEEITEAVLEGSQSRVWDQAENRLHAQKALLAGILGAE, from the coding sequence ATGGCAGCGTTGATAGGACGAGATTTATTAAGTCTAGCGGACTTCAGTCCCCAGGAACTTCAAGAACTTCTGCAACTAGCAACTCAACTCAAATCACAAGAGTTGAAGTTGCATTGCAACAAGGTGTTAGGTTTGTTGTTCTCTAAAGCTTCAACTCGCACGCGAGTCAGTTTTACAGTAGCAATGTACCAATTGGGTGGACAAGTAATTGATCTTAACCCTAATGTCACTCAAGTTAGTCGCGGCGAACCTTTGCAGGATACCGCACGGGTATTAGATCGATATTTAGATGTTTTGGCAATTCGCACCTTTGCACAGCAAGATTTGGAAACTTTTGCTAGTTACGCCAAGATTCCTGTAATTAATGCGCTGACCGATTTAGAACATCCTTGTCAGATATTAGCTGATTTATTGACAATTCAAGAATGCTTTGGTAATGTTTCTGGTTTAACTTTGACCTACGTCGGTGATGGCAATAATGTGGCTAATTCTCTGATGCTGGGTTGTGCTTTAGCAGGAATAAATGTGAGAGTCGCTACCCCGAAAGGATATGAACCTGATTTGGGTATTGTAGAACAAGCAAGAGCGATCGCAGGTGATAAAACTGAAGTGATGCTGACTGATGACCCAGAGTTAGCAGCCAAGGGTTCTGCTGTGCTTTATACTGATGTTTGGGCAAGTATGGGGCAAGAAACCGAAGCTGATAATCGCTTGCCAATTTTCCAACCTTACCAAATTTCTGAAGAGTTATTAAGTCTTGCTGACCCAGAGGCAATTGTTTTACACTGCTTACCAGCCCATCGTGGTGAAGAAATTACCGAAGCAGTTTTAGAAGGTTCTCAGTCAAGAGTTTGGGATCAAGCTGAAAATCGCTTACACGCCCAAAAAGCTTTACTGGCGGGTATTTTAGGCGCAGAGTAA
- a CDS encoding DUF29 domain-containing protein: MTAPQPTVFNQSNLYDQDFYLWLDTTAKQLKAGKFAEVDLANLVEEIESMGKSEKHALESNLVVILTHLLKYRYQQEKRSNSWKATIREHRRRLARTFKDSPSLKPYFQEVFPECYQDARNQASDETGLLVDTFPLESPFTTDECLNQDFLPE; encoded by the coding sequence ATGACAGCACCTCAACCAACTGTTTTTAATCAGTCTAATCTTTACGACCAAGATTTTTATCTGTGGCTAGACACGACAGCGAAACAACTCAAAGCCGGAAAGTTTGCTGAAGTTGATTTAGCAAATCTAGTCGAAGAAATCGAAAGCATGGGAAAAAGCGAAAAACACGCGCTTGAGAGTAATTTAGTTGTTATACTTACTCATCTATTGAAATATAGATATCAGCAGGAAAAACGCTCTAATAGTTGGAAGGCGACGATTAGAGAACATCGCCGCAGGTTGGCAAGAACTTTTAAAGATAGCCCTAGTTTGAAACCGTATTTTCAGGAAGTTTTCCCTGAGTGTTATCAAGATGCTAGAAATCAAGCTAGTGATGAAACTGGTTTATTAGTTGATACTTTTCCTCTGGAGTCTCCTTTCACAACAGACGAATGTTTAAATCAAGATTTTTTGCCTGAGTAG
- a CDS encoding tetratricopeptide repeat protein, translating into MSNGEFKKSIKKTFKQIIPDTINYEVEQSSLGEIVLPQESNHQLLEASKLLYQGVQQQEAGELIAALKSLQQALKMFQAIGNIQQQEQALAFLALTSYSSGDYQSTIAYSRQCLALEQTSQDLSIQMQALSHLGNAYRHLNDYEQSIKYLQKCLKITLQLSNKRSQVAALNNLGLVYKAAGNFAKAIEYQKESLEIVEELQDNWGMEQVLKNIGNAYYALDNYPQAIAYYERCVRIARSFNRLRTASQVLKNLGNACYATGNYGKAILYYEERLQLAKELQDQRSEEQSLGSLGVACEALGNYKKAIKYYEERLLLARKMKDDRIEEQALASLKFTCEALGYYAKLMQYEDRESNNS; encoded by the coding sequence ATGTCTAACGGTGAATTTAAGAAAAGTATAAAAAAGACGTTCAAACAAATCATCCCCGACACTATTAACTATGAAGTTGAGCAAAGTTCCTTGGGGGAAATTGTACTTCCACAGGAAAGCAATCACCAGTTATTGGAAGCATCCAAGTTACTGTATCAAGGAGTTCAACAGCAAGAAGCGGGTGAATTAATAGCAGCGTTGAAGTCCTTACAACAAGCACTAAAGATGTTTCAGGCTATTGGTAATATACAACAACAGGAACAGGCACTTGCTTTTTTAGCACTTACATCCTATAGTTCAGGTGATTATCAAAGCACAATTGCTTATTCCCGCCAGTGTCTAGCTTTGGAACAGACTAGCCAAGATTTATCGATACAGATGCAAGCACTTTCTCATTTGGGTAATGCTTACCGTCACCTCAACGACTATGAACAGTCGATTAAGTATCTGCAAAAATGTTTAAAAATCACCCTTCAGTTATCAAATAAGCGGAGTCAGGTAGCAGCATTAAATAATCTGGGATTAGTGTATAAAGCTGCGGGTAACTTTGCTAAAGCAATTGAATATCAAAAAGAAAGTTTAGAAATTGTGGAAGAACTCCAAGATAATTGGGGTATGGAACAGGTACTGAAGAATATAGGTAATGCTTATTATGCTTTGGATAATTATCCCCAAGCGATCGCTTACTATGAAAGATGTGTAAGAATAGCCCGCTCATTTAACCGTCTTCGCACTGCTTCACAGGTACTGAAAAATTTGGGTAATGCTTGTTATGCTACAGGCAATTATGGCAAAGCAATTCTATATTATGAGGAGCGTTTGCAATTAGCTAAAGAACTTCAAGACCAGCGGAGTGAAGAACAATCTCTTGGCAGTTTAGGCGTTGCTTGTGAAGCCTTGGGAAACTATAAAAAAGCAATTAAATATTATGAAGAACGTTTGCTGTTAGCTAGAAAAATGAAAGATGACCGCATTGAAGAACAAGCCCTTGCCAGTTTAAAATTCACTTGTGAAGCCTTGGGTTATTATGCCAAACTCATGCAATATGAAGATAGAGAATCTAATAATTCGTAA
- a CDS encoding tetratricopeptide repeat protein — translation MKLNSQMKSAFVLTLSIITTIVISPLVLAHPGKVAVNSPENLTNQLISSEGVNSSVQKLAQFSGTPNEERSQLIQQANALSSQGDFTGAEENLRKLIKKFPRYAFGHFELGNVLFRQNQAEEAINAYQEAIRLNSNHALAYNGIGLVYASQSRWEEAITAYQKALEINPKYADALANSAVALLQTNQQNDGIAALEKALDIFKTQSRNERVFQIEQILQRLKNSDEAEIF, via the coding sequence ATGAAGCTGAATAGCCAAATGAAATCAGCATTTGTTCTCACACTGAGTATCATCACTACAATTGTTATCTCACCATTAGTGTTAGCACATCCTGGAAAAGTCGCGGTAAATTCACCGGAAAATTTGACTAATCAGTTGATTTCATCCGAAGGTGTCAACAGTAGCGTCCAAAAACTGGCACAATTTAGCGGTACACCCAACGAAGAGCGATCGCAACTCATACAACAAGCGAATGCTTTATCCAGTCAGGGCGATTTCACAGGTGCAGAAGAAAACTTACGCAAATTAATTAAGAAATTCCCTAGATACGCCTTTGGACACTTTGAATTAGGAAATGTGTTGTTTCGACAAAATCAGGCAGAGGAGGCTATCAACGCTTATCAAGAAGCCATTCGCCTCAATTCAAATCATGCTCTGGCTTACAACGGTATTGGTCTTGTTTATGCTAGTCAAAGTCGTTGGGAAGAAGCTATTACAGCCTATCAGAAAGCTTTAGAAATCAATCCTAAATATGCTGATGCTCTAGCTAATTCCGCAGTGGCACTTTTACAAACCAATCAACAAAATGATGGAATAGCTGCTTTAGAAAAAGCTTTAGATATCTTTAAAACACAAAGTAGAAATGAACGAGTGTTTCAAATTGAACAAATTTTGCAAAGGTTAAAAAATTCAGATGAAGCTGAGATTTTCTAA
- the acs gene encoding acetate--CoA ligase, translating to MSQPTIESILQEKRSFPPSSEFAQNAQIKSLADYQQLYAKAKANPQQFWADLAEYELDWFQKWDTVLDWQPPFAKWFGGGKINISYNCLDRHLTTWRKNKAALIWEGEPGDSRTLTYAQLHREVCQFANVLKQLGAKKGDRIGIYMPMIPEAAIAMLACARIGAPHSVVFGGFSAEALRDRLNDAEAKIVITADGGWRKDAIVPLKVEVDKALADHAVPSITDVLVVKRTCQETHMEPGRDHWWHDLQKGVSADCPAEPMDSEDMLFVLYTSGSTGKPKGVVHTTAGYNLYSHITTKWIFDLQDTDVYWCTADVGWITGHSYIVYGPLSNGATTLMYEGAPRASNPGCTWDIIEKHGVNIFYTAPTAIRAFIKMGEHHPKSRNLSSLRLLGTVGEPINPEAWMWYHKIIGGERCPIVDTWWQTETGGIMITPLPGAIATKPGSATLPFPGIIADVVDLEGNTVPNNEGGYLAVRYPWPGMMRTVYGDPERFRRTYWEHIPPKDGNYIYFAGDGARQDEDGYFWVMGRVDDVLNVSGHRLGTMEVESALVSHPAVAEAAVVGKPNELKGEEVFAFVTLEGTYQPSEELSKELKQHVVKEIGAIARPGEIRFTDALPKTRSGKIMRRLLRNLASGQEVSGDTSTLEDRSVLDKLREGA from the coding sequence ATGTCTCAGCCAACGATAGAATCAATCCTACAAGAGAAGCGCTCATTCCCTCCTAGCAGCGAATTTGCCCAAAACGCTCAAATCAAAAGTTTAGCGGACTATCAACAATTATACGCCAAAGCCAAAGCCAATCCGCAGCAATTTTGGGCGGATTTAGCCGAATATGAATTAGATTGGTTCCAAAAATGGGACACAGTTCTAGATTGGCAACCACCTTTTGCTAAATGGTTTGGCGGTGGTAAAATTAACATTTCTTATAATTGTCTGGATCGACACCTAACTACTTGGCGCAAAAATAAGGCGGCGCTGATTTGGGAAGGAGAACCAGGAGATTCCCGTACACTAACCTATGCCCAATTACATCGGGAAGTGTGCCAGTTTGCCAATGTGCTGAAGCAATTGGGGGCGAAAAAAGGCGATCGCATCGGTATATATATGCCAATGATTCCCGAAGCGGCGATCGCTATGTTAGCCTGTGCTAGAATTGGCGCACCCCACAGCGTGGTATTTGGTGGTTTTAGTGCGGAAGCTTTGCGCGATCGCCTCAACGATGCAGAAGCCAAAATAGTCATTACTGCTGATGGTGGTTGGCGTAAAGATGCGATCGTTCCTCTGAAAGTAGAAGTAGATAAAGCCTTAGCTGATCATGCTGTCCCTTCCATTACAGATGTGCTGGTAGTCAAACGCACCTGTCAAGAAACACACATGGAACCAGGACGTGACCATTGGTGGCATGATTTACAAAAAGGTGTATCAGCCGATTGTCCAGCGGAACCGATGGATAGCGAAGATATGCTGTTTGTCCTCTACACTTCTGGTAGCACCGGCAAACCAAAGGGAGTTGTGCATACAACTGCTGGTTATAACTTATATAGCCATATCACCACCAAATGGATCTTTGACCTGCAAGATACAGATGTCTACTGGTGTACTGCTGATGTCGGTTGGATTACTGGACACAGTTATATAGTCTACGGACCGCTTTCCAACGGTGCAACGACTTTAATGTACGAAGGTGCGCCCCGTGCCTCTAATCCTGGCTGTACGTGGGATATTATCGAAAAACACGGTGTCAATATCTTTTATACAGCACCTACAGCAATTCGGGCATTTATTAAGATGGGTGAACACCATCCCAAAAGCCGTAATTTATCTTCCTTGCGGTTATTAGGAACAGTCGGTGAACCCATTAACCCAGAAGCTTGGATGTGGTATCACAAAATCATTGGTGGTGAACGCTGTCCCATTGTGGATACTTGGTGGCAAACAGAAACCGGCGGTATTATGATTACACCATTACCCGGAGCCATTGCCACCAAACCCGGTTCGGCAACTCTGCCCTTCCCTGGTATTATTGCAGATGTCGTTGATTTAGAAGGTAACACCGTCCCCAACAACGAAGGTGGATATCTAGCAGTGCGTTATCCTTGGCCGGGGATGATGCGGACAGTCTACGGTGATCCAGAACGTTTTCGTCGCACTTATTGGGAACATATCCCTCCCAAAGATGGTAACTATATCTATTTTGCTGGTGATGGCGCGAGACAAGATGAAGACGGTTACTTCTGGGTAATGGGACGTGTTGATGATGTCTTGAATGTCTCAGGACACCGTTTGGGAACGATGGAAGTCGAATCAGCTTTAGTTTCTCATCCAGCCGTGGCGGAAGCTGCGGTAGTGGGTAAGCCCAATGAACTTAAGGGTGAGGAAGTTTTCGCCTTTGTGACTTTAGAAGGCACATATCAGCCCAGTGAGGAACTGAGTAAAGAACTGAAGCAGCACGTTGTTAAAGAAATTGGCGCGATCGCTCGTCCGGGAGAAATTCGCTTTACGGATGCTTTGCCTAAAACGCGATCAGGTAAAATCATGCGGCGCTTGTTGCGGAATCTCGCATCAGGTCAAGAGGTATCTGGTGATACTTCTACCTTAGAAGATCGCAGTGTTTTAGATAAGTTACGCGAAGGCGCTTAG